The sequence TCCACCCGTGTTTGTGCGCGACCCGGGTCCCTTCGGGTACTCCGGCCTCCAGCAGCACGCCGATCTTGTTCTGCGCCAAGAGGTCCAGCATCTTACGACACTCGGAGGGCTGGATCCCTTCCGGGAACACCGCCCGCAGCGTGCCGCCCCCGGAAGCGCAGGCGTAGATATCGGATAGCAGCATCCCGATCTCGGAGGCCGTCGTCTGGTTGTAGATGTCCGGCTGAGTGCTGATGTCGACACGCTGGTTGGCAGATGTGGTGAACCGGCGCAGTAGTTCCGCCCCGGGGCGGAAGTAACCGGCCAGAAAGGTGTTTTCGAGTCCGATCTCGCGCAGCACATCGGTCACGACCAGCGGTCCCCGGCCCCGGTCGATCTGATCCATCAGCCAATCGGCCGGGTCATTCCCAGAGAGCGTGATCATTTCCTTCAGCCACCGGTCGGCCTCCTCGCCGAGCGGCTCGTCGAAGAACCGGTCATAGGCGACCATGATCGGGATCTTGATGGTCGAGGCCGCGGTGAAGGCGACATCCGGCTCCAGCTCAATGGCCTGATTGCGGAACCGTCCGAAGTGAAGCACCTCGGCCGTCTTCAAGTTCTTCAGGTAGATCACGGTCAGGCCGTCGAAGCCGGCCAGGTCGATATTCTGCTCGAGCAGGGTCTGAAGGACCTCCAGCCCTGGCGGGGCGGCGTTGCGCTGGACCACGGGCAGGTTGAGGCGCCGATTGGTCGGGCTGCGCAACACCTCTTCCGCCATCTCAGCCGCCCGCCCCTGGTCGAGCACCCTTCCCGGGACACCGGCGCCGAAATTGGTGGAGCCTGGGATTGGCTGGAGCGGGACCGGAGGCTGATCGTAGCGCAGGGCGATGTCCAGCAGGGTGGTTTCCAGTTGGCTCCTGGACACCTCAAAGCGGAGAGGGATATCCTGTGGCTCCCCGGAACGGTTCCACAGGTAGTCCCAGAAGCCGGCCCAGAAACCGCCGCCGGTCCGAGCCAGCTCGGCGGCGGCCATCATGGCTTCGGTGTCCAGGCGAAAACCCGTGGCCGCCGGCGACAGCAGGATCAACCGATCGCCGTAGTGCAGCTCAACGGGCGTGCCGTAGGCCTGCAGCAGGCGTTCGGAGGCGGCCGCCTGCCCGAGGCCGCCGACGGGGATGCCGCCAATGGTCAGGGAGGGCGGCAGGCGAGTGCGCTGGCGGCTGAAGGCAATCAGGAAATAGAAGCTGAAGGCCGCCCCGGCAACCAGCAGGCTGATTGATATCCATCGCAGCCAATTCGGGCCATTCCGCCGCATCGTCGCTCCAGGCCGCGCAGTATATCACGCAGGGCCACGCAGCCTTCTCTACCCCGCCGAAAGACTGCCCCGCTGCGGCTAGCCCTCGAGGAGGGACAGCTGGTCGCCTAGCTTGCGGACCGATTCCTGGTGGAATGCGAGGCTGGCGCGTTCCTTCTCGACAACCGGCGCCGGCGCCCGCCCAACGAACGGACCGTCGAGAAGCGCCTGCAAGCGCGCTACCTGACTCTGCGCCTGGGAGAGTTCGCGTTCTAACCGTTGGCGTTCCGCGCCGCGGTCGGCCGGCTGCTCAAGCGGCAGGAAGACCTCGATGTTGGCCGCGACGAGCGGAATTGACCCGGGTGGGGGCTGCAGGGTCCCGCCGCTGATCTGGATCTGCGCCGGATCGAGCCGCGCCAGCGCAGC is a genomic window of Anaerolineales bacterium containing:
- a CDS encoding class A beta-lactamase-related serine hydrolase yields the protein MRRNGPNWLRWISISLLVAGAAFSFYFLIAFSRQRTRLPPSLTIGGIPVGGLGQAAASERLLQAYGTPVELHYGDRLILLSPAATGFRLDTEAMMAAAELARTGGGFWAGFWDYLWNRSGEPQDIPLRFEVSRSQLETTLLDIALRYDQPPVPLQPIPGSTNFGAGVPGRVLDQGRAAEMAEEVLRSPTNRRLNLPVVQRNAAPPGLEVLQTLLEQNIDLAGFDGLTVIYLKNLKTAEVLHFGRFRNQAIELEPDVAFTAASTIKIPIMVAYDRFFDEPLGEEADRWLKEMITLSGNDPADWLMDQIDRGRGPLVVTDVLREIGLENTFLAGYFRPGAELLRRFTTSANQRVDISTQPDIYNQTTASEIGMLLSDIYACASGGGTLRAVFPEGIQPSECRKMLDLLAQNKIGVLLEAGVPEGTRVAHKHGWTESPLTWLSDVGVIYTPGGDYAIAAFMWNDREMIWEPTSRLMADLSRAIYNYYNPPTG